GCTTTTCCATCACCGAGAGGAATTGCCGGGCATAGGCGGACAGCGACTCGACATAGCGGCGCTGGCCCTCGGCATAGATGGTGTCGAAGGCGAGAGAAGACTTGCCGGAGCCTGAGAGCCCGGTGACGACGATCAGCCGGTCGCGCGGCAGATCCAGATCCAGGTTCTTGAGGTTGTGGGTGCGGGCACCGCGCAGGCGGATCATTCCGGGAGCCAGGACGGAGCCAGGACATCCTCATCCATGGACCAGGCGACGATGTCGGACTCATAGGTTTGCATCTGATTCCCCTCGCAGAACGCCCAGTTCCCAGACCTCTACGATAGCGCGGGGGCGAAAGTCGGACAAGCGCGAGGCTCCCGCCGATTGCGATTGGCGCGTGACGCCGACAATTGATGGGTTTCGCTGCGCTCTACCCATCCTACGGGAGCGCCTGCCCAGTCTCGGAGCAGTATCGCCGCAGGATGACAAAAGGCAAAAATCAAAATGCCCCCGGCGCAAAGCGCCGAGGGCATAAGTTAGGGCGACCGGGAAGGAGCCCTAACTGGTCTTCATCTTGCGCAGCCGCTCGATCGCCCGTAACTGGGCGATGGCCTCGGCCAGTTCGGACTGGGCCTTGGCGTATTCGAATTCGGCGGCGTGACCGGCGAGTGCGTCTTCCGCCTTGCGCTTGGCCTCCATTGCCGCCGCCTCGTCCAGGTTCTGGGCGCGGATGGCGGTGTCGGCGAGGATGGTCACGGCCATGGGCTGGACCTCGATCATGCCGCCGGAGACATAGAAGTGCTCCTGCTCGCCGTTCTCCTTCTGCACCCGGACATCACCCGGGCGCAGCCGGCTGATGAAGGCGGTGTGGCGGGGCGCGATACCGACCTCGCCCATCTCCGCGGTCGCGAAGACCATGGTCGCGAGCCCGGAGTGGATGGCCCCCTCGGCGCTCACGATGTCCACATGGATGGTCATAGCCATAGCTTAACCCTCAATTGCTAGGCGGCCATCTTCTCGCCCTTGGCGACGGCCTCCTCGATCCCGCCGACCATATAGAAGGCCTGCTCGGGGAGGTGGTCGTATTCGCCGTTGACGATGGCCTTGAAGTCCCGGATGGTATCCGCGACGGGGACGAACTTGCCCGGGGCGCCGGTGAAGACCTCGGCGACGGTGAAGGGCTGGGACAGGAAGCGCTGGATCTTGCGGGCGCGCGAGACCGCGAGCTTGTCGTCCTCGGAGAGTTCGTCCATGCCCAGGATGGCAATGATGTCCTTCAACTCCTTGTAGCGCTGCAGGGTGCCCTGGACGGCGCGGGCCGTGTCATAGTGGTCGGCGCCGACGACATTGGGGTCGAGGATACGGCTGGTGGAGTCGAGCGGGTCCACGGCCGGATAGATCCCGAGTTCCGCGATCTGGCGCGACAGCACCAGGGTCGCGTCCAGATGCGCGAAGGTGGTCGCCGGGGACGGATCGGTCAAATCGTCCGCGGGCACGTAGACGGCCTGGAAGGAGGTGATGGACCCGGTCCTGGTGGAGGTGATGCGCTCCTGCAGGGTGCCCATCTCCGAGGCCAGGGTCGGCTGATAGCCCACCGCGGAGGGCATACGGCCGAGCAATGCGGAGACCTCGGTTCCCGCCAGGGTGTAGCGGTAGATGTTGTCCACGAAGAGCAGCACGTCGCGGCCCTCCTCGCGGAAATACTCGGCCATGGTGAGCCCCGTCAGGGCGACACGCAGGCGGTTGCCCGGGGGCTCGTTCATCTGGCCATAGACCAGGGCGACCTTATCGAGTACGTTCGACTCCTTCATCTCGTGATAGAAGTCGTTGCCCTCGCGGGTACGCTCGCCGACGCCGGCAAACACCGAGAAGCCGCCGTGGGCCTTGGCTATATTATTGATAAGCTCCATCAGGGTGACGGTCTTGCCGACGCCGGCACCGCCGAACAGACCGACCTTGCCGCCCTTGACGATGGGCATGATCAGGTCGATGACCTTGATGCCGGTCTCCAGGATCTCGGTCGAGGCCGCCTGATCCTCCAGCTTCGGCGCCTCCCGGTGGATACCCCAGCGCTCATCGGTCCCGATCGGGCCCAGTTCATCAATGGGCTTACCGAGTACGTCCATGATGCGACCCAGGGTCGCCTGCCCGACCGGAACGCTGATCGGTGCGCCGGTCGCGGTGACCGGGACGCCGCGCTGCAGACCGTCGGTCGAGCCCATGGCGATGGTGCGGGCCACCCCGTCGCCGAGTTGTTGCTGGACCTCCAGCGTCAGGTCCATGGACTCGATGATGAGTGCGTCGTAGACCTTGGGCATGTCCGTGCGGGGGAACTGCACGTCCACCACCGCGCCGATGACCTGCACTACGTTACCAGAGCTCATATTCTATTCCTCGTTCTCGCCTGGGCAGGCGTCTGGAGATGCGTTCTGAAGCGGGGTTCTCAATCGCAGTGCCCGGCTAGACCGCCGCCGCGCCGCCCACGATCTCTGAAATTTCTTGGGTGATCGCCGCCTGGCGGGCCTTGTTGTAGATCAACTGCAACTCGCCGATCAGTTCGCCCGCGTTGTCGGAGGCGGACTTCATGGCCACCATGCGGGCCGCCTGCTCACAGGCACCGTTCTCCACCACGCCCTGGTAGACCAGGGCCTCGATGTAGCGGGTCAGGAGCGAATCGAGTACCGTCTTGGCGTCGGGTTCGTAGATATAGTCCCAGTGCAGCGGCATGATCGCCTGCTCGCCCGGCACCAGCGGCACCAGTTGGCGAATCACCGGCCGCTGCGTCATGGTGTTCACGAACTCGTTGCTCGCGACATAGAGCGCATCGATCTCTTTGGCCTCGAAGGCGTCGAGCATCACCTTGACGGTGCCGATCAGGCTCTCGATGTGCGGCTTGTCCCCCAGGTGGGTGGCCTGCCCCAACACCTTGCCGCCGAAGCGCCGGAAGAAGGCCAGCGCCTTGCTGCCGATGGTACAGAAGACGGGCTCGATGCCGGCCGTATGCAGCGTCTTGACCTCGGCGATCAGCTTACGGAACAGATTGCTGTTCAGGCCGCCGCACAGGCCGCGGTCCGAGGAGATGATGATATAGCCGACCCGTTTGCGACTGCGCTCCACGGCCATGAAGGAGTGCCGATACTCGGGGGTGGCGCGGGCCAGGTGGCTGATGACCGACAGCATCTTTTGGGCGTAGGGCTTGGATGCGGACATACGCTCCTGGGCCCTGCGCATCTTGGACGCCGCGACCATCTGCATGGCCTTGGTAATCTTCTGCGTGCTCTTGATGCTCGCGATCTTGGTGCGGACTTCTTTGGCGCCAGCCATTTAATAAGCTCCCAGCCTCCAGCGGCCAGCCACCGGCTTGGTCGGCGGCGACTGCGGCGTGAATCGGGTCATGCAGAGAGACCGCGCCGCCCGGGCCGACCCCGCGCGGGGCCGACCACCGGCGGCTGGTGCACTACCACGTGTTGTTGGCCTTGAACGCCTTGATCGAGGCATGCATTGCGGCCTGGATCTCGTCGTTGTAGTCGCCGGTGGTGTTGATCCGCTCCAGCAGATCCGCCTGCGCGGTCTTCATGTAGGACTGCATGGCGCGCTCGAAGTCCACGACCTTCTTCACGTCCACGTCGTCCAGATAGCCCTCGTTGGCGGCGAAGAGCGAGATGGCC
The DNA window shown above is from Candidatus Thiodictyon syntrophicum and carries:
- a CDS encoding F0F1 ATP synthase subunit epsilon, giving the protein MAMTIHVDIVSAEGAIHSGLATMVFATAEMGEVGIAPRHTAFISRLRPGDVRVQKENGEQEHFYVSGGMIEVQPMAVTILADTAIRAQNLDEAAAMEAKRKAEDALAGHAAEFEYAKAQSELAEAIAQLRAIERLRKMKTS
- the atpD gene encoding F0F1 ATP synthase subunit beta, producing MSSGNVVQVIGAVVDVQFPRTDMPKVYDALIIESMDLTLEVQQQLGDGVARTIAMGSTDGLQRGVPVTATGAPISVPVGQATLGRIMDVLGKPIDELGPIGTDERWGIHREAPKLEDQAASTEILETGIKVIDLIMPIVKGGKVGLFGGAGVGKTVTLMELINNIAKAHGGFSVFAGVGERTREGNDFYHEMKESNVLDKVALVYGQMNEPPGNRLRVALTGLTMAEYFREEGRDVLLFVDNIYRYTLAGTEVSALLGRMPSAVGYQPTLASEMGTLQERITSTRTGSITSFQAVYVPADDLTDPSPATTFAHLDATLVLSRQIAELGIYPAVDPLDSTSRILDPNVVGADHYDTARAVQGTLQRYKELKDIIAILGMDELSEDDKLAVSRARKIQRFLSQPFTVAEVFTGAPGKFVPVADTIRDFKAIVNGEYDHLPEQAFYMVGGIEEAVAKGEKMAA
- the atpG gene encoding F0F1 ATP synthase subunit gamma — protein: MAGAKEVRTKIASIKSTQKITKAMQMVAASKMRRAQERMSASKPYAQKMLSVISHLARATPEYRHSFMAVERSRKRVGYIIISSDRGLCGGLNSNLFRKLIAEVKTLHTAGIEPVFCTIGSKALAFFRRFGGKVLGQATHLGDKPHIESLIGTVKVMLDAFEAKEIDALYVASNEFVNTMTQRPVIRQLVPLVPGEQAIMPLHWDYIYEPDAKTVLDSLLTRYIEALVYQGVVENGACEQAARMVAMKSASDNAGELIGELQLIYNKARQAAITQEISEIVGGAAAV